In the genome of Pelagicoccus sp. SDUM812003, one region contains:
- a CDS encoding response regulator transcription factor, giving the protein MNQRCESSPVRIMLVDDHMVIRMGLATAIGDTSDLKVVAEVECGEEALETYERSRPDVVVLDLRMRGMGGVETIRVMRKQFRDAKIIVFSNYAKGEDAYRAISAGAAGFVVKDMPISVLLEAIRSVSKGGRYLPDAIAARVVERTIAQLSPREIEVIEELAKGGSNKEIANRLGLVEGTVKRHIANILLKLGALDRTHALVLAIRNGIISLE; this is encoded by the coding sequence ATGAATCAGCGCTGCGAGAGCTCGCCTGTTCGAATCATGCTGGTGGATGACCACATGGTCATTCGCATGGGTTTGGCGACCGCCATCGGCGACACCAGCGATTTGAAGGTGGTCGCCGAGGTCGAATGCGGCGAGGAGGCTTTGGAGACCTATGAACGATCTCGGCCGGATGTAGTCGTCCTGGACCTCAGGATGAGAGGGATGGGAGGCGTGGAGACGATCCGGGTTATGCGAAAGCAGTTTCGAGATGCGAAGATTATCGTTTTCAGCAACTATGCGAAAGGTGAGGACGCCTACCGCGCCATCTCCGCTGGCGCTGCCGGCTTTGTCGTGAAAGACATGCCGATCTCAGTGCTGCTGGAGGCGATTCGAAGCGTATCGAAGGGCGGCCGCTATTTGCCGGATGCCATCGCGGCAAGGGTGGTCGAGCGCACCATCGCCCAGCTGTCGCCTAGGGAGATCGAGGTGATCGAGGAGCTTGCCAAGGGCGGGAGCAACAAGGAAATCGCGAATCGGCTCGGATTGGTCGAAGGCACGGTCAAGCGTCACATCGCGAACATTCTATTGAAGCTGGGGGCGTTGGATCGCACCCATGCCCTGGTTCTAGCTATTAGAAACGGTATCATCAGTTTAGAATGA
- a CDS encoding carboxylesterase family protein has translation MRIRIAALFFAALASSGLSANQPSPVMTEAGLVQGLAENDLVIYKGIPFAAPPVGELRWKAPQPVTPWQGVRSTTDFAPDPYQGDGQGNVSEDCLYLNVWTPAQNSDEKLPVLVWIYGGGFSFGSTSTPVHNGEHLARKGVVLVSINYRVGTLGFLAHPELSDESPHGVSGNYGLKDQIAGLKWVQENIAAFGGDPEKVTIFGESAGGISVSMLCASPEAKGLFRGAISQSGGSFGPTRPTTYPGENMRTLAMAEQSGVEYLKNAGADSLAKLRELSPDKLPGGWGTGTAWPIVDGFVIPDVQHVMYENGNYNDVDILVGYNSDEGLSFSREKTVEEWKTNVETRYGPFAEELMAAYPPVGDRVSKTARDLMRDAAFGWQTWAWATLQAKTGDSKVFYYYFDQHADHPADSEAADHGMPHGVDVPYVFQTLDPNDKNLDEGDFNISDTVSTYWTNFAKRGDPNGPSVPEWPEYTLENRKVMYFNDTASVTEVPSACALEVLDDYFEWRRTPEGKAWAK, from the coding sequence ATGAGAATCCGAATTGCAGCCCTATTTTTCGCCGCCCTCGCAAGCTCCGGCCTGAGCGCAAACCAACCCTCTCCCGTCATGACAGAAGCGGGTCTCGTTCAGGGCCTCGCCGAAAACGACCTCGTTATCTACAAGGGCATCCCCTTCGCCGCGCCACCCGTTGGAGAGCTGCGCTGGAAAGCCCCTCAGCCCGTCACCCCCTGGCAGGGAGTGAGGTCCACCACCGATTTCGCCCCCGACCCCTACCAAGGCGATGGCCAAGGAAACGTCAGCGAGGACTGCCTCTACCTCAACGTCTGGACGCCCGCCCAAAACTCCGACGAGAAGCTGCCCGTCCTGGTTTGGATCTACGGCGGCGGTTTCTCCTTCGGCTCCACCTCCACCCCGGTCCACAACGGCGAACACCTCGCCCGCAAAGGCGTGGTGCTGGTGAGCATCAACTATCGCGTCGGCACGCTTGGCTTTCTCGCCCATCCCGAGCTCAGCGACGAATCGCCCCACGGCGTATCCGGAAACTACGGACTAAAGGACCAGATCGCCGGTCTGAAATGGGTACAGGAAAACATCGCCGCTTTCGGAGGCGATCCGGAAAAGGTAACCATTTTCGGCGAATCCGCCGGCGGCATCTCCGTCAGCATGCTTTGCGCCTCGCCTGAAGCCAAAGGGCTATTTCGCGGCGCCATCTCGCAAAGCGGCGGCTCCTTTGGACCAACCCGTCCCACCACCTATCCCGGCGAGAACATGCGCACCCTCGCCATGGCCGAGCAATCCGGCGTCGAGTACCTTAAGAACGCCGGAGCGGACAGCCTCGCCAAGCTGCGCGAACTCTCGCCAGATAAGCTTCCAGGCGGCTGGGGCACCGGCACCGCGTGGCCCATCGTCGATGGATTCGTCATTCCAGACGTTCAGCATGTAATGTACGAGAATGGCAACTACAACGATGTCGACATTCTCGTGGGCTACAACTCCGACGAAGGTCTTAGCTTCTCGCGCGAAAAGACCGTCGAGGAATGGAAAACCAACGTGGAAACCCGCTACGGTCCCTTCGCCGAGGAGCTCATGGCTGCGTATCCACCCGTTGGTGACCGTGTGAGCAAGACCGCCCGCGACCTCATGCGCGACGCCGCCTTTGGCTGGCAGACCTGGGCCTGGGCCACCCTGCAAGCGAAGACTGGCGATTCCAAAGTGTTCTACTACTACTTCGACCAGCACGCGGATCATCCCGCCGACTCCGAAGCAGCCGATCACGGCATGCCCCACGGCGTCGACGTGCCCTACGTTTTCCAAACCCTCGATCCGAACGACAAGAACCTAGACGAGGGCGACTTCAATATCTCGGACACCGTATCAACCTACTGGACCAACTTCGCCAAGCGCGGCGACCCAAATGGCCCAAGCGTTCCCGAGTGGCCCGAATACACGCTCGAGAACCGCAAGGTCATGTACTTCAACGACACCGCCTCCGTCACCGAAGTCCCCAGCGCCTGCGCTCTGGAAGTCCTCGACGACTACTTCGAATGGCGCCGCACCCCCGAAGGCAAAGCCTGGGCCAAGTAG
- a CDS encoding ECF-type sigma factor codes for MSQQLPNQTSPAENVHAPFKQPGSQYRLSHEVYEKLRRIARSRMSRLPSEHTTLQPTVLVHEAWLQLNKNERSWQNQGHFIASATLTMRRILIDHARRKSTIRKAIGDKTENTEAIHEEPPAAHLLELDEAINALEAAHPVHARVVVAKFFGGLLNKEVSKELGISERSVERYWAFSKVWLLRWMERKSARLNAD; via the coding sequence ATGAGCCAACAGCTACCCAACCAAACGAGTCCGGCCGAAAACGTTCACGCGCCTTTCAAGCAACCGGGTAGCCAGTACCGTCTCAGCCACGAGGTCTACGAAAAGCTGCGTCGCATCGCCCGGAGCCGCATGTCGCGCCTGCCTTCCGAACACACGACCCTTCAGCCGACCGTCCTCGTCCACGAGGCATGGTTGCAGCTCAACAAGAACGAGCGCAGCTGGCAAAACCAGGGGCACTTCATCGCAAGCGCTACCTTGACCATGCGGCGCATCCTTATCGACCACGCCAGACGCAAATCCACCATCCGCAAAGCGATAGGCGACAAGACCGAGAACACCGAAGCCATCCACGAGGAGCCGCCAGCGGCCCACCTGCTCGAGCTCGACGAGGCGATCAACGCCCTCGAAGCCGCCCACCCGGTGCATGCGCGAGTCGTGGTGGCCAAGTTTTTCGGCGGCCTGCTGAACAAGGAGGTGAGCAAGGAGCTTGGAATCAGCGAACGAAGCGTGGAGCGCTACTGGGCGTTTTCCAAAGTATGGTTGCTGCGCTGGATGGAGAGAAAGAGCGCCCGCCTAAACGCGGACTGA
- a CDS encoding serine/threonine-protein kinase, translating to MMLPSDREEEVFCNALEIADPAQRKAYLDQHCDPTLRETVESMLADFERADTVFEECGKSLTWTPQMEKEAVDATTGDAFIGRTVGYYHITHFLGKGGSGFVYEANQEAPVKRTVALKILRPGRDSQKVIARFEAERQTLAMMEHHNIASVIDAGTTEQGHPYFVMERVRGTRITDFCQETNASLEERLRLLISVCAAIQHAHQKGIIHLDLKPSNILISQIEERPIPKVIDFGIAQAIAEQCLSDGDETQISLAGTPKYMSPEQSSGEFTSDTRSDIFSLGVILDDLAGDWENSKTAGDRAKSARIPRDLEMIVQKATAKKPEDRYHTVRGLAKDLEYFLEDRPIEAHPPSTLYRARKLLARNRLTSGAIALAIVAMLIGLTTSTVLLFRAKAAERKESELRIAAEERERVTKSANFIMQGKLAEADQEIEQLAGPLTQTSVEASFVFWELGIWNGLRKNWETASERLLALARVNRFDESDQSDNATRNYLPIGPTLIKAGRNDEYWDFHYDLIKRKGSSENPIAAEQMLKGGLLLPGDEAWLSQMESLATVVEDSLAANNYQAKDWLEAWRCAVLGLWHYRKGEFAKSIVWCDRGASFEDEQISRQAYCQTIKAMALYKLGQLPEALTQFQDAQHRIESTLAGPLEYHMQGFWHDWIAAGILLQEAEQTLSSERLLL from the coding sequence ATGATGCTTCCTTCGGACAGAGAAGAAGAAGTCTTTTGCAACGCCCTCGAGATCGCCGATCCCGCTCAGCGGAAAGCCTATCTCGACCAGCATTGCGACCCCACGCTACGCGAAACCGTCGAGTCCATGCTCGCTGACTTCGAGCGGGCGGACACCGTCTTCGAAGAATGCGGAAAAAGCCTGACCTGGACCCCCCAGATGGAAAAGGAAGCGGTCGACGCCACCACGGGGGATGCCTTCATCGGACGAACCGTCGGATACTACCACATCACCCATTTTCTGGGAAAAGGCGGGAGCGGTTTCGTCTACGAGGCGAATCAGGAAGCGCCCGTCAAACGCACCGTCGCTCTCAAAATTCTTCGCCCCGGTCGGGATTCGCAAAAGGTCATCGCTCGCTTCGAAGCCGAACGACAGACCCTCGCGATGATGGAGCACCACAACATCGCCAGCGTCATCGATGCCGGCACCACCGAACAGGGCCATCCGTACTTCGTCATGGAGCGGGTCCGAGGGACCCGGATCACCGATTTCTGCCAGGAGACCAACGCTTCGCTGGAGGAAAGGCTGCGTCTGCTGATCAGCGTCTGCGCCGCCATCCAGCACGCCCACCAGAAAGGGATCATCCACCTCGACCTGAAACCCTCCAACATCCTGATCAGCCAAATCGAGGAGCGCCCCATCCCCAAAGTCATCGACTTCGGGATCGCCCAAGCCATCGCAGAGCAATGCCTCTCAGACGGCGACGAAACCCAGATCAGTCTAGCCGGGACCCCGAAATACATGAGCCCCGAGCAATCTTCGGGCGAATTTACCAGCGATACCCGAAGTGACATCTTCAGCTTGGGCGTCATTCTCGATGACCTCGCAGGCGACTGGGAGAACTCTAAAACCGCTGGCGACCGCGCGAAAAGCGCCCGGATTCCTCGCGACTTGGAAATGATCGTCCAAAAAGCGACCGCCAAAAAACCGGAAGACCGCTACCACACGGTTCGCGGCTTGGCCAAGGATCTCGAGTACTTTCTAGAAGATCGACCGATCGAAGCCCATCCCCCGTCCACCCTCTACCGAGCCCGCAAGCTGCTCGCGAGAAACCGCCTCACCAGCGGGGCCATCGCCCTCGCCATCGTCGCGATGCTGATTGGCTTGACCACCTCCACCGTTCTCCTCTTTAGAGCGAAGGCCGCTGAACGGAAGGAATCCGAATTGAGAATCGCCGCGGAGGAACGCGAACGCGTCACCAAAAGCGCCAACTTCATCATGCAGGGCAAACTTGCCGAAGCCGATCAAGAGATCGAGCAGCTGGCCGGTCCCCTCACCCAAACCTCCGTGGAAGCGTCCTTCGTATTCTGGGAGCTGGGCATCTGGAACGGGTTGCGCAAGAACTGGGAAACCGCGAGCGAACGCCTTCTCGCCCTCGCTCGCGTCAATCGCTTCGATGAAAGCGATCAAAGCGACAACGCCACTCGAAATTACCTACCGATCGGTCCGACTCTGATCAAAGCGGGCCGCAACGACGAGTATTGGGATTTTCATTACGACCTGATCAAACGGAAAGGAAGCTCCGAAAATCCGATCGCCGCGGAACAGATGCTGAAAGGAGGGCTTCTCTTGCCCGGAGACGAGGCGTGGCTCTCACAGATGGAATCCCTTGCTACCGTCGTTGAAGACTCGCTCGCCGCCAACAACTACCAAGCCAAGGACTGGCTGGAGGCTTGGCGCTGCGCCGTGCTCGGCCTGTGGCACTACCGCAAGGGTGAATTCGCGAAATCCATCGTCTGGTGCGACCGCGGAGCGAGCTTCGAGGACGAGCAGATCAGCCGCCAGGCCTACTGCCAGACCATCAAAGCCATGGCTCTGTATAAGCTGGGCCAACTCCCCGAGGCGCTCACCCAGTTTCAAGACGCTCAACACCGCATCGAAAGCACGCTCGCCGGTCCTCTCGAATATCACATGCAGGGCTTCTGGCATGACTGGATAGCCGCCGGAATACTGCTGCAGGAGGCCGAGCAAACGCTATCCTCAGAGCGCCTGCTCCTCTAG
- a CDS encoding sensor histidine kinase, translating into MNPLSRYSQVRSRCVLGMLALALSSQVWGGTRVGALEGLPPTRKHPFETIGSVSRGARLGFDSFGRLVVVEEGVYSVLNDEVWLDLAGRQRAVRRPNIVSLALGADGSSYYGGFGDFGSVRFGVDGRFSGRSLVGDVYPEWIRTAIFDDIVASSEGVYFSSWNGIAYQSFGGGPPTYFQFEYLGDVFLVGSQAYASTADGELFRVDVETRRLVPHPAVERNREIVVEDAAPWREGRTLLADREGKTWSFDGRDLRAESPLDRYEIAGRVSALEPLKEGGVAVAVSGRGVFLVDREGGLLVSLDAPEYHRVSEMASNEAGVLWVVTSNSVDKVHYGSPLTEYGQRFGMFLDWPLVGFDGDRMFVVSSGLLYEEAKERGVGSARFRLADNQPEGGVYSVATGGARMLLGTRDGVFQPSDGGGFSPVLKMDGLLNLAMVGADLCFAIGRNEIVAIGFRRGKWEEVARHSEGVAYAPITHSTNRSAWVELGRKGVLRLWMDADQTIRKDYFENEDWNNTWWVNVGSIGDRVVLSTLDARKVFDEERERWIDSEEVDELLNRSPKRIDRVWEDQSGDIWATHGEGVVLFARAEEGFELDSYGLEVINDRYPRVVFGSGDEVWIVAAHSLLKVRKDRGPLAKALAKPVLVSLKAGSENRELVDHGVSFSHHSVSLSYEENSPSFRFFSGAYGWREPPTFEYRFQSEAHWTSLGAGSLLAFGDLREGDYLLEVRTVESLGRKSEPLQLGFSVGSPWYRTSSAFVVYGAGALSLVSCLAMLPSYLTRRRNRELEGIVHERTLQLESAMERLEENTRNAATLEERNRLAGEIHDSLQQGVIGAIIQLDATLTLPDLSKEAAARLKVVRNMVTFVKQEVQHLVWDLDSTLNSKSELGEVLEDLVRALNSTKPKVSIERSGEPVTLSNDTRHNLLRIAQEACTNAIRHSGATNVVVRLSYTPHSVELCIEDDGIGFEKSKGLAESVGHFGLRGMVSRSKKIGADFQLDSAPGEGARVRVAVPIGEEVQVFV; encoded by the coding sequence ATGAACCCCCTTTCCCGATACTCGCAGGTCAGGTCTCGATGTGTGTTGGGGATGCTTGCGTTGGCGCTTTCGAGTCAGGTTTGGGGTGGAACGAGGGTCGGCGCTTTGGAAGGGTTGCCGCCGACGCGGAAGCACCCCTTCGAGACGATCGGTTCGGTTTCGCGCGGGGCGCGTCTGGGATTCGATTCCTTCGGTAGGCTGGTGGTGGTCGAAGAGGGCGTGTACTCGGTTTTGAACGACGAAGTTTGGCTGGACCTCGCTGGTCGGCAACGCGCTGTGCGGCGACCGAACATCGTGAGTCTGGCTCTCGGCGCGGATGGGAGCTCGTACTACGGAGGCTTTGGCGATTTCGGTTCGGTGCGCTTTGGGGTGGACGGACGGTTTTCGGGGCGTTCCTTGGTGGGCGACGTCTATCCGGAGTGGATACGCACAGCGATTTTCGACGATATCGTAGCCTCGTCGGAGGGGGTGTACTTCAGCAGCTGGAACGGGATAGCCTACCAATCGTTTGGCGGCGGTCCGCCGACGTATTTCCAATTCGAATACCTAGGCGACGTGTTTCTTGTCGGGAGCCAGGCGTACGCATCCACTGCGGACGGCGAGCTGTTTCGCGTCGATGTGGAGACCCGGAGACTAGTGCCTCATCCTGCGGTCGAGCGGAATCGAGAAATTGTGGTGGAAGACGCGGCGCCATGGAGAGAGGGACGGACCTTGCTCGCTGACAGGGAGGGGAAAACGTGGAGTTTCGATGGGCGCGATCTGCGTGCCGAGAGCCCTTTGGACCGTTACGAAATCGCGGGACGGGTGTCGGCGCTGGAGCCGCTCAAAGAGGGGGGTGTCGCGGTAGCGGTATCGGGTCGAGGCGTGTTTCTGGTGGATCGGGAGGGTGGACTGCTCGTTTCGCTCGACGCTCCCGAGTATCACCGCGTGAGCGAAATGGCCTCGAACGAGGCGGGGGTGCTGTGGGTGGTGACCTCCAATTCCGTAGACAAGGTTCACTACGGAAGCCCGCTGACGGAGTACGGGCAGCGCTTTGGCATGTTTTTGGATTGGCCGCTGGTCGGCTTCGACGGAGATCGCATGTTCGTCGTCTCGAGCGGATTGCTCTATGAGGAGGCGAAGGAGCGAGGAGTGGGAAGCGCCCGGTTTCGACTGGCGGACAACCAGCCGGAGGGAGGCGTCTACAGCGTAGCCACTGGAGGCGCTCGAATGCTGCTGGGCACCCGCGATGGCGTTTTCCAGCCGAGCGACGGCGGCGGTTTTTCACCTGTTTTGAAGATGGACGGGCTTTTGAATCTGGCCATGGTCGGCGCTGACCTCTGCTTCGCCATCGGCCGCAATGAAATCGTCGCCATCGGCTTTCGACGGGGAAAATGGGAGGAAGTGGCCCGTCATTCGGAAGGTGTCGCCTACGCCCCGATCACCCACTCCACCAATCGCAGCGCCTGGGTCGAATTGGGGCGCAAGGGAGTTCTGAGGCTCTGGATGGACGCCGATCAAACCATTCGCAAAGACTACTTCGAGAACGAGGATTGGAATAACACCTGGTGGGTGAACGTCGGTTCGATCGGAGATCGGGTGGTGCTGTCGACGCTGGACGCTCGCAAGGTCTTCGATGAAGAGCGGGAACGCTGGATCGATTCCGAGGAGGTAGACGAGTTGCTGAACCGATCGCCCAAGCGAATCGATCGCGTTTGGGAAGACCAGAGTGGGGACATCTGGGCCACGCATGGCGAGGGGGTGGTGCTCTTTGCTCGCGCCGAGGAAGGCTTCGAATTGGACTCCTACGGATTAGAGGTCATCAACGATCGTTACCCCAGAGTGGTGTTCGGCTCCGGTGACGAAGTCTGGATCGTCGCGGCGCATTCCTTGTTGAAAGTCAGAAAGGATCGGGGGCCGCTCGCCAAGGCTCTGGCCAAACCCGTGCTGGTATCGCTCAAGGCGGGGAGCGAGAACCGGGAGCTCGTGGATCATGGCGTCTCCTTTTCGCATCATTCGGTGAGTTTGTCTTATGAGGAAAACAGTCCGTCTTTCAGGTTCTTTTCTGGGGCGTACGGATGGAGGGAGCCTCCAACTTTTGAATACAGGTTTCAGAGCGAAGCTCATTGGACTAGTCTGGGCGCGGGCTCGCTTCTCGCCTTTGGCGATTTGAGGGAGGGGGACTACCTGCTCGAAGTGAGGACAGTGGAGTCATTGGGGCGAAAATCGGAGCCGCTTCAACTCGGCTTCTCCGTAGGATCGCCCTGGTATCGTACCTCGTCGGCCTTCGTCGTTTACGGGGCGGGGGCATTGTCGCTCGTGTCGTGCTTGGCCATGCTGCCGAGCTACTTGACGCGGCGGAGGAACCGGGAGCTGGAGGGGATCGTGCACGAGCGCACGCTTCAGTTGGAGTCGGCGATGGAACGCTTGGAAGAGAACACGCGGAACGCGGCTACGCTCGAGGAGCGCAATCGGCTCGCTGGCGAGATACACGACAGCCTTCAGCAAGGAGTAATTGGGGCCATCATTCAGCTGGATGCCACGCTCACCCTGCCGGACCTGTCGAAGGAGGCCGCGGCGCGCCTGAAGGTGGTTCGAAATATGGTCACGTTTGTGAAGCAGGAGGTGCAGCATTTGGTTTGGGACTTGGATTCCACGCTCAACAGCAAGTCGGAGCTGGGCGAAGTGCTTGAGGATCTCGTGCGCGCGCTGAATTCGACCAAGCCCAAGGTTTCGATCGAGCGGAGCGGGGAGCCGGTGACCCTCTCCAACGATACGAGACACAACCTCCTGAGAATCGCCCAGGAAGCATGCACCAACGCGATCCGTCACTCCGGGGCGACGAACGTCGTAGTTCGTCTTTCGTATACCCCGCATTCGGTCGAGCTCTGCATCGAGGACGATGGAATTGGATTTGAAAAAAGCAAGGGGCTGGCGGAAAGTGTCGGCCACTTCGGACTGAGAGGAATGGTGTCCCGTTCGAAGAAGATCGGGGCGGACTTCCAGCTTGATAGCGCTCCCGGAGAGGGGGCTCGAGTCCGCGTCGCCGTACCGATAGGAGAGGAGGTCCAGGTCTTCGTATGA